The Desulfomonile tiedjei genome contains a region encoding:
- a CDS encoding ankyrin repeat domain-containing protein has protein sequence MRKHDYLLFVLIFLLALAAFVRDAAAQPKEFEDKDQSLIKAATYGVLPAVQRFLREGADVNARDKKRRLTALMWASLNGHVEIVKVLLDKGADLEATSDDGATALIAAAGQGSLPVAQQLLDRGADINAKTNKRVTALIAAAGAGHFPLVRLLLDRGADVNARTAKGATALLWASANGRADVVELLLERKAGINAKYDGRETALSLARKNGHQQVRELLLKHGAGE, from the coding sequence ATGCGAAAACACGACTATCTCCTATTCGTTTTGATCTTTCTGTTGGCCTTGGCGGCTTTCGTCCGGGACGCGGCAGCCCAGCCCAAGGAATTTGAAGACAAAGACCAATCACTCATTAAAGCGGCTACCTATGGCGTGCTGCCCGCGGTGCAGCGGTTTCTCCGAGAGGGCGCGGATGTAAACGCGAGGGACAAGAAACGTCGTCTGACCGCTTTGATGTGGGCATCGCTAAATGGGCATGTTGAAATTGTCAAAGTGCTGCTCGACAAGGGCGCGGACCTGGAGGCTACCAGTGACGACGGTGCCACTGCGTTGATCGCGGCTGCGGGTCAAGGCTCTCTCCCCGTTGCTCAGCAACTCCTGGACAGAGGAGCCGACATTAATGCCAAGACAAACAAGAGGGTTACGGCACTGATCGCGGCCGCTGGCGCAGGACATTTCCCCTTAGTGAGGCTCCTCCTAGATCGCGGTGCAGACGTCAACGCCCGAACCGCTAAAGGCGCCACCGCGCTGTTATGGGCTTCTGCAAACGGTCGTGCCGATGTGGTGGAATTGTTGCTTGAAAGAAAGGCCGGTATTAATGCCAAATATGACGGCCGTGAAACCGCCTTGAGCCTCGCCCGCAAGAACGGCCACCAGCAAGTGCGGGAACTGCTGCTCAAACACGGCGCGGGGGAATGA
- a CDS encoding HAMP domain-containing protein produces the protein MRFLGLRSIAVKITLLVLVGTAVVFSGILAYSYVCSKRMILEETERSAVNLAKAVANRIEREFRGVEKVPRNLACFLESSRYNENTLHRIMRQMVEDNSEVFGVAVAYEPYAFDVTRRTYAPYFCKKAKTVEYVQLATPEYNYFQQDWYHIPKELKGPVWSEPYFDEGGGNILMATYSFPLFAEADEGRGSNVKAIITADVSLEWLGKFVAGMSVGRTGYGFLISGNGNFVTHPRSELVMRESIFSLAEELNRPKLREIGREMIQRKSGFVDLGRSLRGEEAFLAYARIPSSGWALGAVLPKEELFAGVNQLHLTNEVLGLLGITLLLAVSLLVARSIAGPLRRMAGATAKVARGDLNIDLSDIRTHDEVGQLAKAFMDMTEGLKQRDFIRDTFGRYLTREVVTRLLEAKDGLRLGGESREISIVMSDIRGFTALTANMQPEQVITFLNRYLGKMLEILLDYRGTIDEIIGDGILAFFGAPEPLEDHPARAVACALKMQEAMDAINALNEADGLPRIEMGVAVNTGRVVVGNIGSEKRTKYGAVGSQVNFTGRMESFTVGGQVLISSSTHDRLSNLLDVRNVLHVEMKGISGQVSLYDVRGIGGPYDVHLSDHDDPPIRLPEKIYARIRRLDQKTVTQAEISAEITHASLTSARITLDQDVRQWENLRVLLLDGATKAVEGEVYAKVVSTERIEDKCEAVIRFTSVSAEAYKIFRRDE, from the coding sequence ATGAGGTTCCTGGGCCTTCGAAGTATAGCCGTAAAGATAACGCTCCTCGTGCTCGTGGGCACAGCCGTGGTTTTTTCAGGCATCCTTGCGTACAGTTATGTATGCAGCAAGCGTATGATCCTCGAAGAGACGGAACGCAGCGCGGTAAATCTCGCCAAGGCAGTAGCGAACCGGATCGAACGAGAATTCAGAGGAGTGGAAAAAGTCCCGAGGAACCTTGCCTGCTTTCTTGAAAGTTCCCGGTATAACGAAAACACCCTTCACCGCATAATGCGTCAAATGGTGGAAGACAACAGCGAGGTATTTGGCGTTGCGGTCGCGTACGAACCCTATGCTTTTGACGTCACCAGGAGGACCTACGCACCCTATTTTTGCAAAAAGGCCAAGACGGTCGAGTACGTTCAGCTCGCGACTCCGGAATACAACTATTTCCAGCAGGACTGGTACCACATACCCAAAGAGCTGAAAGGCCCTGTATGGAGCGAGCCCTACTTCGATGAAGGCGGCGGCAACATACTTATGGCCACCTATTCATTTCCGCTCTTCGCGGAGGCTGACGAAGGCAGAGGATCTAACGTCAAGGCCATCATTACCGCGGACGTGTCTTTGGAATGGCTCGGCAAGTTCGTGGCCGGCATGAGCGTGGGCCGCACGGGATACGGGTTTCTCATTTCCGGCAACGGAAACTTTGTCACCCACCCGCGAAGCGAACTTGTCATGCGGGAATCCATATTTAGCCTGGCAGAAGAACTTAACAGGCCGAAGTTGCGAGAAATAGGCCGCGAGATGATTCAGCGAAAATCCGGGTTCGTGGACCTGGGCAGGAGCCTCAGGGGAGAAGAGGCATTTCTGGCCTATGCCCGCATTCCATCCTCGGGTTGGGCCCTGGGTGCCGTCTTGCCGAAGGAGGAGCTGTTCGCGGGAGTAAACCAACTCCATCTGACTAACGAGGTGTTGGGACTTCTGGGGATTACACTGCTGCTTGCAGTAAGTCTCCTTGTGGCTCGATCCATTGCAGGTCCGCTGCGTCGCATGGCCGGGGCAACCGCAAAGGTCGCGCGGGGCGATCTCAATATTGATCTTTCAGATATCCGGACTCATGACGAAGTAGGTCAGCTCGCCAAGGCGTTTATGGACATGACCGAAGGTCTCAAGCAGAGGGATTTCATACGGGATACCTTTGGTCGCTATTTGACCCGTGAAGTGGTGACTCGTCTGCTGGAGGCAAAAGACGGTCTGCGGCTTGGGGGAGAGAGTCGAGAAATCTCTATCGTAATGTCCGACATCAGGGGCTTCACGGCTCTTACGGCCAATATGCAACCGGAACAGGTGATCACGTTCTTAAACCGTTACCTTGGCAAGATGCTGGAAATTCTGCTTGATTACCGTGGCACCATCGACGAGATCATAGGAGATGGCATCCTGGCTTTTTTTGGCGCGCCAGAACCGCTGGAAGACCACCCCGCGCGAGCTGTCGCGTGCGCGCTGAAAATGCAGGAGGCCATGGACGCGATCAACGCTCTTAATGAAGCTGACGGGCTGCCGCGCATCGAGATGGGCGTCGCAGTGAACACGGGACGCGTGGTTGTGGGAAACATCGGTTCGGAGAAGCGAACGAAATACGGTGCAGTGGGCTCCCAAGTGAACTTCACGGGTAGAATGGAGTCTTTCACCGTAGGCGGGCAAGTTTTGATCAGCAGTTCCACTCACGACCGTCTATCAAACCTGCTCGATGTTCGGAATGTCCTCCACGTTGAAATGAAAGGCATATCAGGCCAGGTGTCCTTATATGACGTGCGGGGCATCGGCGGACCTTATGACGTGCACCTCAGCGACCATGATGACCCGCCGATACGGCTTCCCGAAAAAATCTACGCTCGAATCAGACGCCTGGACCAGAAGACCGTCACCCAGGCGGAGATCTCCGCGGAAATCACCCATGCCTCCCTCACATCGGCACGGATCACGTTGGACCAGGACGTCCGCCAATGGGAGAACCTGCGGGTGTTGCTCCTCGATGGCGCGACCAAGGCGGTGGAAGGCGAAGTGTACGCGAAAGTAGTCTCGACTGAACGAATTGAAGACAAATGTGAAGCCGT
- a CDS encoding ABC transporter substrate-binding protein: MKNLCIVVSLVLLSCMAATFCAAETVTKVSLVPQWMPQAQFAGYMVALEKGFYREAGLDLTLIRGGPDSLPFEMLSSGRATFCTAWLSTGIQQRSAGNRVINLGQIVQQSALMLIAKKNSGITSPADLHGKRVGLWEGDFRIQPRAFFRQNNLMVEMVPLYCTANLFLRSGVDAISAMWYNEYHALLNCGLNPDELTAFFLKDFGLNFPEDGIYCLEETFLANPEVCARVVDASLRGWLYAFKHPEEALDVVMRYAEEAHTGTNRAHQRWMLARMKDLILPDGNGSGLGKLKIEDYSRVAGILLDFNLINDIPPFAEFYRGPK, encoded by the coding sequence ATGAAGAACCTCTGCATAGTCGTTTCTTTGGTCCTACTGAGTTGCATGGCTGCGACGTTCTGTGCGGCCGAGACTGTGACCAAGGTTTCTCTGGTCCCTCAGTGGATGCCACAGGCACAGTTCGCAGGCTATATGGTGGCCTTGGAAAAGGGGTTTTACAGAGAGGCCGGCCTTGACCTTACCCTCATCAGGGGCGGTCCTGACAGTCTTCCTTTTGAGATGCTGTCCAGCGGGCGCGCCACGTTTTGCACAGCTTGGCTCTCCACAGGTATCCAGCAAAGGAGCGCGGGAAACCGAGTAATAAACCTGGGACAGATAGTTCAGCAGTCGGCGCTGATGCTGATTGCCAAGAAAAATAGCGGTATTACCTCACCGGCCGACTTACATGGGAAACGAGTAGGCCTTTGGGAAGGAGATTTCCGCATACAACCACGGGCTTTCTTTCGTCAAAATAACCTCATGGTCGAGATGGTTCCGCTCTACTGCACAGCGAACCTATTCTTAAGAAGCGGAGTGGATGCCATATCGGCCATGTGGTACAATGAATACCACGCCCTTCTCAACTGCGGCCTCAATCCGGACGAGCTTACGGCTTTCTTCCTGAAGGACTTCGGGTTGAACTTTCCCGAAGATGGGATCTATTGTCTTGAAGAGACATTCCTCGCCAACCCGGAAGTATGTGCGCGAGTAGTAGACGCCTCTCTCAGGGGGTGGCTTTATGCCTTCAAGCACCCGGAAGAGGCCCTGGATGTGGTCATGAGATACGCGGAAGAGGCCCACACGGGTACCAACAGGGCCCATCAACGCTGGATGCTTGCCCGCATGAAAGACCTTATCCTACCGGATGGTAATGGGTCAGGGCTTGGCAAGCTGAAAATCGAAGATTACTCCAGAGTAGCCGGAATACTGCTCGATTTTAATCTCATAAACGATATTCCCCCATTTGCCGAGTTTTATCGAGGCCCCAAATGA
- a CDS encoding aldo/keto reductase, with protein MEIPKRKLGKTGVEVTILGLGGEGVLRTFGYDKAAYELINRAIDLGINYCESALAYSGSEAYYGNALRQRRDEIFLTSKSHARDKRGALDHLRQTLTNMKTDHLDLWQVHDVRSEEDIAQIFGPNGAIEAFVEAKEKGLTRFIGVTGHHDPMIIKKCIEMFDFDTVLLPVNPAEPFYRSFLDGVVPLANEKRMGIIGMKVYLRGFASKLPAYASMKPFLHFALSQPITNVVIGCDSVEQLEENVVFAGSFSPMSQEEQQSLLDMVNPHAHSLMYYKP; from the coding sequence ATGGAAATTCCGAAAAGGAAACTAGGCAAAACCGGCGTGGAAGTCACCATCTTGGGACTTGGAGGGGAAGGGGTCCTCAGGACCTTTGGGTATGACAAGGCGGCATACGAATTAATCAATCGGGCAATCGACCTTGGGATCAACTATTGCGAATCCGCGCTGGCATATTCCGGCAGTGAGGCATATTACGGGAACGCACTGAGACAAAGACGTGACGAGATCTTTCTCACGAGCAAGTCCCACGCCAGAGATAAAAGAGGCGCTCTGGATCATTTGCGCCAGACCTTGACAAACATGAAGACCGACCACCTGGATCTGTGGCAAGTTCATGACGTCAGGAGCGAAGAAGACATTGCGCAAATCTTTGGGCCGAACGGCGCGATCGAAGCGTTTGTGGAGGCCAAGGAAAAGGGCCTCACGCGGTTCATCGGCGTCACCGGCCACCATGATCCCATGATAATCAAGAAATGCATTGAGATGTTCGATTTCGATACGGTTCTCCTTCCGGTGAACCCGGCTGAGCCGTTTTACCGGAGCTTCCTCGATGGAGTCGTTCCTTTGGCAAACGAAAAGCGCATGGGGATAATAGGAATGAAGGTCTATCTTCGGGGCTTCGCGTCAAAATTGCCCGCGTACGCGTCCATGAAACCTTTCCTCCACTTTGCCTTGTCCCAACCAATCACCAATGTAGTGATCGGATGTGATTCCGTGGAGCAACTTGAAGAAAATGTAGTTTTTGCCGGATCTTTCAGCCCGATGTCCCAGGAGGAGCAACAGTCTTTGCTGGACATGGTGAACCCGCACGCACATTCGTTAATGTACTACAAACCCTAA